Proteins from a genomic interval of Tepidisphaeraceae bacterium:
- a CDS encoding substrate-binding domain-containing protein has product MADPQRRILLVMHNWMGYLHGVQLGIAAYLTQRPDWTWTRVLPLPQYLNGIARGSADGVITYSEKNYVDQLRELDIPVVDVSNWWPPQPFPSVLADDEAVGRLAAEYFLDLGLRHFGTIGPTGAGFSEIRQKGFASALEDEEIEVSFYRRQGRPPLRSRAPVGDPQTVLAWLQSLPKPVGIFASHDPAGAEILEICRHSGIRVPEEVCVLGVDNDELVSKFSHPPLSSIALPTEKIGFAAAKLLDELMSGAAPPAEAIMFPPVSVISRQSTNLLNINDPEVLEALRYIRERVHEGVTVQKLLKVVTVNRRYLERKFLQHLGRTPLQEIRRVRIEKAKQLLSNTDLSMPAIAKGSGFSNPERMANVFRNAVGMTASAYRRSCKLSYQST; this is encoded by the coding sequence ATGGCTGATCCGCAGCGTCGCATACTGCTCGTGATGCACAACTGGATGGGATATCTGCACGGCGTGCAATTGGGGATCGCCGCGTACCTGACGCAACGGCCGGACTGGACGTGGACGCGCGTCCTGCCGTTGCCGCAATATCTCAACGGCATCGCACGCGGTAGCGCCGACGGCGTCATCACCTATTCCGAGAAGAACTACGTCGACCAGCTGCGCGAGCTGGACATTCCTGTGGTCGACGTGTCGAACTGGTGGCCGCCCCAACCGTTTCCCTCGGTGCTCGCCGACGACGAGGCCGTCGGCCGGCTGGCGGCCGAGTACTTTCTGGACCTGGGCCTGCGCCACTTCGGCACCATCGGGCCGACCGGCGCGGGGTTCTCGGAGATCCGCCAAAAGGGGTTCGCCAGCGCGCTGGAGGATGAGGAGATCGAGGTCAGTTTTTACCGCAGGCAGGGCAGGCCACCGCTGCGGTCGCGGGCACCGGTGGGCGACCCGCAGACGGTGCTGGCGTGGCTGCAGTCGTTGCCCAAGCCGGTCGGCATCTTCGCATCGCACGACCCGGCCGGCGCTGAGATCCTGGAGATCTGCCGGCACAGCGGCATCCGCGTGCCGGAAGAGGTCTGCGTGCTGGGCGTCGATAATGACGAGCTGGTGAGCAAGTTCAGTCACCCCCCACTGTCGAGCATCGCGCTGCCGACCGAGAAGATCGGCTTCGCCGCCGCCAAACTGTTGGACGAACTGATGTCCGGCGCCGCTCCACCGGCCGAGGCGATCATGTTCCCCCCGGTCAGCGTCATCTCACGGCAAAGCACCAACCTGTTGAACATCAACGACCCCGAGGTGCTCGAGGCGCTGCGCTACATCCGCGAGCGCGTTCACGAGGGCGTGACGGTGCAGAAGCTGCTGAAGGTGGTAACGGTGAACCGGCGGTATTTGGAGCGAAAGTTCCTGCAGCATTTGGGTCGCACGCCGTTGCAGGAGATTCGCCGGGTGCGGATCGAGAAGGCCAAGCAGTTGCTGTCGAACACCGACCTGTCCATGCCCGCGATCGCCAAGGGCAGCGGGTTCTCAAACCCCGAGCGCATGGCGAACGTCTTCCGCAACGCCGTCGGCATGACGGCCTCGGCGTACCGCAGGAGTTGCAAGCTGAGCTATCAGTCGACGTAG
- a CDS encoding peptidylprolyl isomerase — MSLLSRPRASAPVAPIESLESRRLLHNVLLAPIADMQAVVGTAQTVDLKQHFDDPDVARTKVTLDTNFGSIPLELYDDLTPQTVENFLKYVESDRYNNVLFHRLEPGFVLQGGGYTSTGAEVEDFGNVPNEFDASHPNVMGTVAMAKVGGDPDSATSQFFFNLADNRANLDNQNGGFTTFAEALDMTTVNNIAALPTSNQGGAFNALPADASGTVPMITNATLMPKTAFTVISSNPGILNASVAPDGTLTMTPVSSGNATVTVTSTTLDGDVMNEAFAVDVAAPPVVLGTGEGQSRSLVFIDGDGTRTTVRASNATATVLMNGTEVALSTVRGVTTVTGLNLSIGSIALNEITRVSSSLIISSSGGDNSVDIGDITAAGTLGSITATRGNLVGDVNVDGALGRVTLGSINGGSIASNVAGTALTLRAGDVTNASITMVSAIRSITVNSWTDSDATPDVISALDITTISSRGDFGADINTPGGLRSASIRGNTTSDNWNVGGTLTRLSVGSWENVGGNGQVTAGDLGTISSTGNFGPDLTATTGLRSFSTRADVTGGVWNIGAGTASRVSALNTAAGWIGVFAGPVSSVSVRGTLDGTLSAGSMRSLSVGTLAAPVSLTDASVPYSLTSFRATTMTDAEIRSAGSIRSVSVRSGTLRSAIFAGVAGGDASVEGAADFANPNAQIVSARFGAPRGQVGFSESAIIAPTLGSINIGTIADTASSIPFQGVAADSLRLLTFTIDGQRVRLTDATPIDTQLQDQGVTLNNFEVVVF; from the coding sequence ATGTCATTGCTTTCGCGTCCCCGCGCTAGTGCGCCCGTTGCTCCGATCGAGTCGCTCGAGTCCCGCCGTCTGTTGCACAACGTATTGCTGGCACCCATTGCGGACATGCAGGCGGTCGTCGGAACCGCGCAGACGGTCGACCTGAAGCAGCACTTCGACGATCCGGACGTCGCCCGCACCAAGGTGACGCTCGACACGAACTTCGGTTCGATCCCGCTCGAGTTGTACGACGACCTGACCCCGCAGACGGTCGAGAACTTCCTGAAGTACGTCGAGAGCGACCGGTACAACAACGTGCTGTTCCATCGCCTGGAGCCCGGCTTCGTCCTGCAGGGCGGTGGGTACACCAGCACCGGCGCCGAGGTCGAAGATTTCGGTAATGTCCCCAACGAATTCGACGCGAGCCACCCGAACGTCATGGGCACGGTCGCCATGGCCAAGGTCGGTGGTGACCCCGATTCGGCGACGAGCCAGTTCTTCTTTAACCTGGCCGACAACCGCGCGAACCTAGACAACCAGAACGGCGGCTTCACGACCTTCGCCGAAGCGCTGGACATGACCACGGTGAACAACATCGCGGCGCTCCCCACGAGCAACCAGGGCGGTGCCTTTAACGCCCTCCCGGCCGACGCGAGCGGCACCGTGCCCATGATCACCAACGCCACCCTGATGCCCAAGACGGCGTTCACCGTCATCAGCAGCAACCCGGGGATCCTGAACGCCTCGGTCGCCCCCGATGGCACGCTGACCATGACGCCGGTCTCCAGCGGCAACGCGACCGTCACCGTCACGTCCACGACCCTCGACGGCGACGTGATGAACGAGGCCTTCGCGGTCGACGTGGCCGCGCCGCCCGTCGTGCTCGGCACCGGTGAGGGTCAGTCGCGCTCCCTGGTCTTCATCGACGGCGACGGCACCCGCACCACCGTGCGGGCCAGCAACGCCACCGCCACGGTCCTCATGAATGGCACCGAGGTGGCCCTGAGCACCGTGCGCGGCGTGACGACCGTCACCGGTCTGAACCTCAGCATCGGCAGCATCGCCCTAAACGAAATCACCCGCGTCAGCAGCAGCCTGATCATCTCCTCGTCGGGTGGCGATAACTCGGTCGATATCGGTGACATCACCGCGGCCGGCACGCTCGGCTCGATCACGGCGACGCGCGGCAACCTCGTCGGTGACGTGAACGTCGACGGCGCGCTCGGCCGCGTTACCCTCGGGTCCATCAACGGTGGCTCGATCGCCTCGAACGTCGCCGGCACCGCGCTCACGCTTCGCGCCGGTGACGTGACCAACGCCAGCATCACGATGGTCAGCGCGATCCGCAGCATCACCGTCAACAGCTGGACCGACAGCGACGCCACGCCCGACGTTATCTCCGCGCTGGACATCACCACGATCAGCTCGCGCGGCGACTTCGGCGCCGACATCAACACGCCCGGCGGCCTGCGCAGCGCCAGCATCCGCGGCAACACGACCAGCGACAACTGGAACGTCGGTGGCACGCTGACCCGCCTGAGCGTCGGCAGCTGGGAAAACGTGGGTGGCAACGGTCAGGTGACGGCCGGTGACCTCGGCACGATCAGCTCGACCGGCAACTTCGGGCCCGACCTGACGGCCACCACTGGCCTGCGGTCGTTCTCGACCCGCGCCGACGTGACCGGTGGCGTGTGGAACATCGGCGCCGGCACCGCGTCGCGCGTCAGCGCGCTCAACACGGCGGCGGGCTGGATCGGCGTGTTCGCCGGGCCGGTCAGCTCCGTCTCGGTGCGCGGCACGCTCGACGGCACGCTGTCGGCCGGTTCGATGCGGTCTCTGTCGGTCGGCACGCTGGCGGCGCCGGTGTCGTTGACCGACGCCAGCGTCCCATACTCGCTGACCTCGTTCCGCGCGACGACGATGACCGACGCCGAGATTCGCTCGGCCGGGAGCATCCGATCGGTCTCGGTGCGCTCGGGCACGCTCCGCAGCGCGATCTTCGCCGGCGTCGCCGGTGGCGACGCCTCGGTCGAGGGTGCCGCCGACTTCGCCAACCCCAATGCTCAGATCGTCTCGGCCCGCTTCGGCGCGCCGCGCGGTCAGGTGGGCTTCA